The DNA window CCGTCGTCGTCGGGGAAGACGGAGAAGGCACGGGTCTCGTGGCGGCGCGCCTCGGCGTCGGCCTCCTTGGCGACGGAGTCCAATGTCCAGCCTCGCAGCTTGGCCTCGAGCCGCGCCGCGGAGCAGGAGCGCGCGAATTCGAGAAGAGCCTCCTCGCTCTCGGGCCGCGCCACACGCGTGAGCGCCCGCACCTTGGTGAACGACAGCTCGCCGTCGCGCATCGCGGCCGAGATCAGCGGCAGCTCGCGCAGCGCCCGCGCCGTCCGCACCCGCTCGCGCGCGGCGCCCGGCTTGATGCCGATGCGCCAGGCGAGCCACTCGGCGGTTCCAGCAAAGCAGGTATCCTGCCAGCCCCCGCGCTCGTCGTACTCGGCGAGCAGGACCATGGCCTCGTAGTGCAGCGCGTCGGCGCGCATGTAGGTCTCCGCGCAGCGTTCGCCGAGGAGGAAGAGCTCGTCGTCGGGGTCGTCGGCCGAGTCGTTCGAAGCCGCGGCCGGGTCGTAGCCGGCTGCTGCCTCCCGGACCAGGCGCGGGCCGCGGGCACCGCGCCGGGCGTACGGCCGCCGGTTCGGGGTCTCATCCTCACGCGCAACCGACACCGCACCATCCACCCGTACCGTCTCCGCCAGATACATGATCCGTGACCCCCTCCAGCACCACAAGTCGTTACCCGTTAATCGTCTACACTCAATATACGGGGCCCTCTGGCGAGGCTCTGAGCGCCCTCCTGCGGGCCGAACCGGGGTTCGGAGATGATGCGGGAAGGCGGGAGTGACGATCGCTGGGCAGGCGTTCAGTGGGCGCGGCGAGACGACGTCTCAGACAGCGGTCCGAGGTGCGCCCGACTCCGAGCCGAAGAAACTGTCCATAGCTATTCGGGACGACTTCGCGGGC is part of the Gemmatimonadota bacterium genome and encodes:
- a CDS encoding DUF222 domain-containing protein; this encodes MYLAETVRVDGAVSVAREDETPNRRPYARRGARGPRLVREAAAGYDPAAASNDSADDPDDELFLLGERCAETYMRADALHYEAMVLLAEYDERGGWQDTCFAGTAEWLAWRIGIKPGAARERVRTARALRELPLISAAMRDGELSFTKVRALTRVARPESEEALLEFARSCSAARLEAKLRGWTLDSVAKEADAEARRHETRAFSVFPDDDGMYVVRGRLDPEVGAVLMRAIEAASDVLYRGERASSGDDETLPEQRRADAVGLLAERALAAGFCDGPLSGSRAERYQVVLHVEETGLKDPATRSAMHPTHVSAETSEPL